Proteins co-encoded in one Arachis stenosperma cultivar V10309 chromosome 7, arast.V10309.gnm1.PFL2, whole genome shotgun sequence genomic window:
- the LOC130941837 gene encoding probable fucosyltransferase 8 isoform X2: MTMDRLSFKRFRTLLVVGSITFPILFTLTLMHQHSIYDLVEGVSNINILAARAQNATTNVLKEGRRNATVQVEEGKDQNVVDKMLGGKQQISSEEQAQTPTNADIGSKNHSFEDEKNDSTLSTVGFASVRLLDGLLVSTFDEGSCISRYQSYLFRKRSPHKPSVYLISKLRKYEHLHRSCGPHTKSYDKIMGKSTKSSKSGAGEKCKYLVWTASNGLGNRMLTLVAAFLYAILTDRVLLVKFGDDMSDLFCEPFADSSWLLPRNFRYWKDQKHIKTHESMLINKGYNAKEIFPSFLILNLQHTHDGHNNFFHCDHCQNLLQRVPVMILWSDQYFVPSLFLIPSFRKDLSKMFPQKDTIFHHLGRYLFHPSNKAWELISKFYQAHLAKANEKIGLQIRVFNTHRASHQTIINEIIACALRHKLLPEIDMEKSTTSLKNHATISKAVLVASLYSEYGERLRNMYMRNTTGTGEVIRVSQPSHEERQKSNDGMHNIKAWSEIYLLSLCDALVTSPKSTFGYVAHGLGGLKPWILKRPYGETVPEPPCQRAMSMEPCFHYPPKYECSVNRTIDFTSLVHHMEHCEDVPNGLRLINDNRKG; the protein is encoded by the exons ATGACAATGGATAGATTGAGTTTCAAGAGATTTAGAACATTATTGGTTGTGGGTTCCATAACCTTCCCTATTTTATTCACACTTACTCTGATGCACCAACACTCTATCTATGATCTTGTTGAGGGAGTTTCCAATATTAACATATTGGCTGCAAGGGCCCAAAATGCTACTACGAATGTCTTAAAAGAAGGGCGTCGCAATGCTACAGTTCAAGTTGAGGAAGGAAAAGATCAGAATGTGGTAG ATAAGATGTTGGGAGGCAAACAACAAATCAGCTCAGAAGAACAAGCTCAGACTCCAACAAACGCAGATATTG GTTCAAAGAATCATTCATTTGAAGATGAGAAGAATGATTCAACCCTATCTACAGTTGGCTTTGCTAGTGTCAGACTCCTTGATGGACTTCTAGTTTCCACATTTGATGAAGGATCATGCATTAGTAGGTATCAATCTTACTTGTTTCGCAAACGTTCCCCTCACAAACCTTCTGTATATCTGATATCCAAGCTACGAAAGTATGAACATCTTCATAGAAGTTGTGGACCACATACCAAATCCTATGACAAAATTATGGGAAAGAGCACAAAATCTAGCAAAAGCGGTGCAGGTGAGAAGTGCAAATACCTTGTCTGGACAGCTTCCAATGGCCTAGGGAACAGGATGCTAACCCTGGTTGCAGCATTTCTTTATGCTATCCTCACAGACCGTGTTCTACTAGTCAAATTTGGGGATGATATGTCTGATCTCTTTTGTGAGCCATTTGCTGATTCCTCATGGTTATTGCCCAGGAATTTTCGATATTGGAAGGATCAGAAACATATCAAAACGCATGAAAGCATGCTAATCAATAAGGGATACAATGCAAAGGAGATTTTTCCATCATTTCTTATTCTTAATCTACAACATACCCATGACGGTCATAATAACTTTTTCCATTGTGATCATTGTCAAAATCTTCTTCAGAGAGTTCCCGTGATGATTTTATGGTCAGATCAATATTTTGTCCCTTCTCTTTTTCTGATTCCATCCTTTAGAAAAGACTTGAGCAAAATGTTCCCCCAGAAAGACACAATTTTTCACCATCTAGGACGTTACCTTTTCCACCCATCAAACAAGGCATGGGAATTAATCAGCAAGTTCTATCAGGCGCACTTAGCCAAGGCAAATGAGAAGATTGGCCTGCAGATTAGGGTATTCAATACTCATAGAGCATCACATCAAACTATTATCAATGAAATTATAGCCTGCGCCCTCAGGCACAAGCTTCTTCCTGAAATAGACATGGAAAAGTCGACAACTTCTTTGAAGAACCATGCCACGATCTCAAAAGCTGTTCTAGTAGCATCATTATACTCTGAATATGGGGAGAGGCTGAGAAATATGTATATGAGGAACACAACAGGGACTGGGGAAGTGATAAGAGTTTCTCAGCCAAGTCATGAAGAGCGTCAAAAGTCCAATGATGGCATGCACAACATTAAGGCATGGAGTGAAATATATTTGTTGAGTTTGTGTGATGCATTGGTTACTAGTCCCAAGTCTACTTTTGGTTATGTTGCTCATGGTCTTGGAGGTTTGAAGCCGTGGATTCTGAAGAGGCCATATGGGGAAACAGTCCCAGAGCCTCCTTGTCAACGAGCCATGTCCATGGAGCCTTGTTTCCATTATCCTCCCAAGTATGAATGTAGTGTCAATAGAACTATTGACTTCACTTCCCTCGTTCATCACATGGAGCATTGTGAAGATGTACCTAACGGATTAAGGCTGATCAATGATAATCGCAAAGGTTAG
- the LOC130941837 gene encoding probable fucosyltransferase 8 isoform X3, with protein sequence MTMDRLSFKRFRTLLVVGSITFPILFTLTLMHQHSIYDLVEGVSNINILAARAQNATTNVLKEGRRNATVQVEEGKDQNVMLGGKQQISSEEQAQTPTNADIGKAGSKNHSFEDEKNDSTLSTVGFASVRLLDGLLVSTFDEGSCISRYQSYLFRKRSPHKPSVYLISKLRKYEHLHRSCGPHTKSYDKIMGKSTKSSKSGAGEKCKYLVWTASNGLGNRMLTLVAAFLYAILTDRVLLVKFGDDMSDLFCEPFADSSWLLPRNFRYWKDQKHIKTHESMLINKGYNAKEIFPSFLILNLQHTHDGHNNFFHCDHCQNLLQRVPVMILWSDQYFVPSLFLIPSFRKDLSKMFPQKDTIFHHLGRYLFHPSNKAWELISKFYQAHLAKANEKIGLQIRVFNTHRASHQTIINEIIACALRHKLLPEIDMEKSTTSLKNHATISKAVLVASLYSEYGERLRNMYMRNTTGTGEVIRVSQPSHEERQKSNDGMHNIKAWSEIYLLSLCDALVTSPKSTFGYVAHGLGGLKPWILKRPYGETVPEPPCQRAMSMEPCFHYPPKYECSVNRTIDFTSLVHHMEHCEDVPNGLRLINDNRKG encoded by the exons ATGACAATGGATAGATTGAGTTTCAAGAGATTTAGAACATTATTGGTTGTGGGTTCCATAACCTTCCCTATTTTATTCACACTTACTCTGATGCACCAACACTCTATCTATGATCTTGTTGAGGGAGTTTCCAATATTAACATATTGGCTGCAAGGGCCCAAAATGCTACTACGAATGTCTTAAAAGAAGGGCGTCGCAATGCTACAGTTCAAGTTGAGGAAGGAAAAGATCAGAATGTG ATGTTGGGAGGCAAACAACAAATCAGCTCAGAAGAACAAGCTCAGACTCCAACAAACGCAGATATTGGTAAAGCTG GTTCAAAGAATCATTCATTTGAAGATGAGAAGAATGATTCAACCCTATCTACAGTTGGCTTTGCTAGTGTCAGACTCCTTGATGGACTTCTAGTTTCCACATTTGATGAAGGATCATGCATTAGTAGGTATCAATCTTACTTGTTTCGCAAACGTTCCCCTCACAAACCTTCTGTATATCTGATATCCAAGCTACGAAAGTATGAACATCTTCATAGAAGTTGTGGACCACATACCAAATCCTATGACAAAATTATGGGAAAGAGCACAAAATCTAGCAAAAGCGGTGCAGGTGAGAAGTGCAAATACCTTGTCTGGACAGCTTCCAATGGCCTAGGGAACAGGATGCTAACCCTGGTTGCAGCATTTCTTTATGCTATCCTCACAGACCGTGTTCTACTAGTCAAATTTGGGGATGATATGTCTGATCTCTTTTGTGAGCCATTTGCTGATTCCTCATGGTTATTGCCCAGGAATTTTCGATATTGGAAGGATCAGAAACATATCAAAACGCATGAAAGCATGCTAATCAATAAGGGATACAATGCAAAGGAGATTTTTCCATCATTTCTTATTCTTAATCTACAACATACCCATGACGGTCATAATAACTTTTTCCATTGTGATCATTGTCAAAATCTTCTTCAGAGAGTTCCCGTGATGATTTTATGGTCAGATCAATATTTTGTCCCTTCTCTTTTTCTGATTCCATCCTTTAGAAAAGACTTGAGCAAAATGTTCCCCCAGAAAGACACAATTTTTCACCATCTAGGACGTTACCTTTTCCACCCATCAAACAAGGCATGGGAATTAATCAGCAAGTTCTATCAGGCGCACTTAGCCAAGGCAAATGAGAAGATTGGCCTGCAGATTAGGGTATTCAATACTCATAGAGCATCACATCAAACTATTATCAATGAAATTATAGCCTGCGCCCTCAGGCACAAGCTTCTTCCTGAAATAGACATGGAAAAGTCGACAACTTCTTTGAAGAACCATGCCACGATCTCAAAAGCTGTTCTAGTAGCATCATTATACTCTGAATATGGGGAGAGGCTGAGAAATATGTATATGAGGAACACAACAGGGACTGGGGAAGTGATAAGAGTTTCTCAGCCAAGTCATGAAGAGCGTCAAAAGTCCAATGATGGCATGCACAACATTAAGGCATGGAGTGAAATATATTTGTTGAGTTTGTGTGATGCATTGGTTACTAGTCCCAAGTCTACTTTTGGTTATGTTGCTCATGGTCTTGGAGGTTTGAAGCCGTGGATTCTGAAGAGGCCATATGGGGAAACAGTCCCAGAGCCTCCTTGTCAACGAGCCATGTCCATGGAGCCTTGTTTCCATTATCCTCCCAAGTATGAATGTAGTGTCAATAGAACTATTGACTTCACTTCCCTCGTTCATCACATGGAGCATTGTGAAGATGTACCTAACGGATTAAGGCTGATCAATGATAATCGCAAAGGTTAG
- the LOC130941837 gene encoding probable fucosyltransferase 8 isoform X1: MTMDRLSFKRFRTLLVVGSITFPILFTLTLMHQHSIYDLVEGVSNINILAARAQNATTNVLKEGRRNATVQVEEGKDQNVVDKMLGGKQQISSEEQAQTPTNADIGKAGSKNHSFEDEKNDSTLSTVGFASVRLLDGLLVSTFDEGSCISRYQSYLFRKRSPHKPSVYLISKLRKYEHLHRSCGPHTKSYDKIMGKSTKSSKSGAGEKCKYLVWTASNGLGNRMLTLVAAFLYAILTDRVLLVKFGDDMSDLFCEPFADSSWLLPRNFRYWKDQKHIKTHESMLINKGYNAKEIFPSFLILNLQHTHDGHNNFFHCDHCQNLLQRVPVMILWSDQYFVPSLFLIPSFRKDLSKMFPQKDTIFHHLGRYLFHPSNKAWELISKFYQAHLAKANEKIGLQIRVFNTHRASHQTIINEIIACALRHKLLPEIDMEKSTTSLKNHATISKAVLVASLYSEYGERLRNMYMRNTTGTGEVIRVSQPSHEERQKSNDGMHNIKAWSEIYLLSLCDALVTSPKSTFGYVAHGLGGLKPWILKRPYGETVPEPPCQRAMSMEPCFHYPPKYECSVNRTIDFTSLVHHMEHCEDVPNGLRLINDNRKG; the protein is encoded by the exons ATGACAATGGATAGATTGAGTTTCAAGAGATTTAGAACATTATTGGTTGTGGGTTCCATAACCTTCCCTATTTTATTCACACTTACTCTGATGCACCAACACTCTATCTATGATCTTGTTGAGGGAGTTTCCAATATTAACATATTGGCTGCAAGGGCCCAAAATGCTACTACGAATGTCTTAAAAGAAGGGCGTCGCAATGCTACAGTTCAAGTTGAGGAAGGAAAAGATCAGAATGTGGTAG ATAAGATGTTGGGAGGCAAACAACAAATCAGCTCAGAAGAACAAGCTCAGACTCCAACAAACGCAGATATTGGTAAAGCTG GTTCAAAGAATCATTCATTTGAAGATGAGAAGAATGATTCAACCCTATCTACAGTTGGCTTTGCTAGTGTCAGACTCCTTGATGGACTTCTAGTTTCCACATTTGATGAAGGATCATGCATTAGTAGGTATCAATCTTACTTGTTTCGCAAACGTTCCCCTCACAAACCTTCTGTATATCTGATATCCAAGCTACGAAAGTATGAACATCTTCATAGAAGTTGTGGACCACATACCAAATCCTATGACAAAATTATGGGAAAGAGCACAAAATCTAGCAAAAGCGGTGCAGGTGAGAAGTGCAAATACCTTGTCTGGACAGCTTCCAATGGCCTAGGGAACAGGATGCTAACCCTGGTTGCAGCATTTCTTTATGCTATCCTCACAGACCGTGTTCTACTAGTCAAATTTGGGGATGATATGTCTGATCTCTTTTGTGAGCCATTTGCTGATTCCTCATGGTTATTGCCCAGGAATTTTCGATATTGGAAGGATCAGAAACATATCAAAACGCATGAAAGCATGCTAATCAATAAGGGATACAATGCAAAGGAGATTTTTCCATCATTTCTTATTCTTAATCTACAACATACCCATGACGGTCATAATAACTTTTTCCATTGTGATCATTGTCAAAATCTTCTTCAGAGAGTTCCCGTGATGATTTTATGGTCAGATCAATATTTTGTCCCTTCTCTTTTTCTGATTCCATCCTTTAGAAAAGACTTGAGCAAAATGTTCCCCCAGAAAGACACAATTTTTCACCATCTAGGACGTTACCTTTTCCACCCATCAAACAAGGCATGGGAATTAATCAGCAAGTTCTATCAGGCGCACTTAGCCAAGGCAAATGAGAAGATTGGCCTGCAGATTAGGGTATTCAATACTCATAGAGCATCACATCAAACTATTATCAATGAAATTATAGCCTGCGCCCTCAGGCACAAGCTTCTTCCTGAAATAGACATGGAAAAGTCGACAACTTCTTTGAAGAACCATGCCACGATCTCAAAAGCTGTTCTAGTAGCATCATTATACTCTGAATATGGGGAGAGGCTGAGAAATATGTATATGAGGAACACAACAGGGACTGGGGAAGTGATAAGAGTTTCTCAGCCAAGTCATGAAGAGCGTCAAAAGTCCAATGATGGCATGCACAACATTAAGGCATGGAGTGAAATATATTTGTTGAGTTTGTGTGATGCATTGGTTACTAGTCCCAAGTCTACTTTTGGTTATGTTGCTCATGGTCTTGGAGGTTTGAAGCCGTGGATTCTGAAGAGGCCATATGGGGAAACAGTCCCAGAGCCTCCTTGTCAACGAGCCATGTCCATGGAGCCTTGTTTCCATTATCCTCCCAAGTATGAATGTAGTGTCAATAGAACTATTGACTTCACTTCCCTCGTTCATCACATGGAGCATTGTGAAGATGTACCTAACGGATTAAGGCTGATCAATGATAATCGCAAAGGTTAG
- the LOC130941837 gene encoding galactoside 2-alpha-L-fucosyltransferase-like isoform X4: protein MLGGKQQISSEEQAQTPTNADIGKAGSKNHSFEDEKNDSTLSTVGFASVRLLDGLLVSTFDEGSCISRYQSYLFRKRSPHKPSVYLISKLRKYEHLHRSCGPHTKSYDKIMGKSTKSSKSGAGEKCKYLVWTASNGLGNRMLTLVAAFLYAILTDRVLLVKFGDDMSDLFCEPFADSSWLLPRNFRYWKDQKHIKTHESMLINKGYNAKEIFPSFLILNLQHTHDGHNNFFHCDHCQNLLQRVPVMILWSDQYFVPSLFLIPSFRKDLSKMFPQKDTIFHHLGRYLFHPSNKAWELISKFYQAHLAKANEKIGLQIRVFNTHRASHQTIINEIIACALRHKLLPEIDMEKSTTSLKNHATISKAVLVASLYSEYGERLRNMYMRNTTGTGEVIRVSQPSHEERQKSNDGMHNIKAWSEIYLLSLCDALVTSPKSTFGYVAHGLGGLKPWILKRPYGETVPEPPCQRAMSMEPCFHYPPKYECSVNRTIDFTSLVHHMEHCEDVPNGLRLINDNRKG, encoded by the exons ATGTTGGGAGGCAAACAACAAATCAGCTCAGAAGAACAAGCTCAGACTCCAACAAACGCAGATATTGGTAAAGCTG GTTCAAAGAATCATTCATTTGAAGATGAGAAGAATGATTCAACCCTATCTACAGTTGGCTTTGCTAGTGTCAGACTCCTTGATGGACTTCTAGTTTCCACATTTGATGAAGGATCATGCATTAGTAGGTATCAATCTTACTTGTTTCGCAAACGTTCCCCTCACAAACCTTCTGTATATCTGATATCCAAGCTACGAAAGTATGAACATCTTCATAGAAGTTGTGGACCACATACCAAATCCTATGACAAAATTATGGGAAAGAGCACAAAATCTAGCAAAAGCGGTGCAGGTGAGAAGTGCAAATACCTTGTCTGGACAGCTTCCAATGGCCTAGGGAACAGGATGCTAACCCTGGTTGCAGCATTTCTTTATGCTATCCTCACAGACCGTGTTCTACTAGTCAAATTTGGGGATGATATGTCTGATCTCTTTTGTGAGCCATTTGCTGATTCCTCATGGTTATTGCCCAGGAATTTTCGATATTGGAAGGATCAGAAACATATCAAAACGCATGAAAGCATGCTAATCAATAAGGGATACAATGCAAAGGAGATTTTTCCATCATTTCTTATTCTTAATCTACAACATACCCATGACGGTCATAATAACTTTTTCCATTGTGATCATTGTCAAAATCTTCTTCAGAGAGTTCCCGTGATGATTTTATGGTCAGATCAATATTTTGTCCCTTCTCTTTTTCTGATTCCATCCTTTAGAAAAGACTTGAGCAAAATGTTCCCCCAGAAAGACACAATTTTTCACCATCTAGGACGTTACCTTTTCCACCCATCAAACAAGGCATGGGAATTAATCAGCAAGTTCTATCAGGCGCACTTAGCCAAGGCAAATGAGAAGATTGGCCTGCAGATTAGGGTATTCAATACTCATAGAGCATCACATCAAACTATTATCAATGAAATTATAGCCTGCGCCCTCAGGCACAAGCTTCTTCCTGAAATAGACATGGAAAAGTCGACAACTTCTTTGAAGAACCATGCCACGATCTCAAAAGCTGTTCTAGTAGCATCATTATACTCTGAATATGGGGAGAGGCTGAGAAATATGTATATGAGGAACACAACAGGGACTGGGGAAGTGATAAGAGTTTCTCAGCCAAGTCATGAAGAGCGTCAAAAGTCCAATGATGGCATGCACAACATTAAGGCATGGAGTGAAATATATTTGTTGAGTTTGTGTGATGCATTGGTTACTAGTCCCAAGTCTACTTTTGGTTATGTTGCTCATGGTCTTGGAGGTTTGAAGCCGTGGATTCTGAAGAGGCCATATGGGGAAACAGTCCCAGAGCCTCCTTGTCAACGAGCCATGTCCATGGAGCCTTGTTTCCATTATCCTCCCAAGTATGAATGTAGTGTCAATAGAACTATTGACTTCACTTCCCTCGTTCATCACATGGAGCATTGTGAAGATGTACCTAACGGATTAAGGCTGATCAATGATAATCGCAAAGGTTAG